In a single window of the Dreissena polymorpha isolate Duluth1 chromosome 3, UMN_Dpol_1.0, whole genome shotgun sequence genome:
- the LOC127873341 gene encoding uncharacterized protein LOC127873341 isoform X2: MQFMIFFVCIVLGNSFAQELYGASVNWRPTSTDSMVLSYRLIWKGRDTIATLKERMCKIFSRPTCEDSVNEKFQKGVLSVQDNRIRPTIFSGYSWLCIMGCRIANQIVANLSQLYFTDASSFLETEWESGVGTAELTFDGHNKDNIILGFADQSGSLVDGLGETHLSMAVRNDTKRANISPLVNVLPVYRVPLGCNITIRLFPFDGDGDRVTCHWQKYPEENSTTSSAFLNSRSHFKEGDAINVSLYAEDYSSLLVEFTGASRYITSGPFCRTPIKLRVFVGNSTASCQSDGPQFHPEGTMKPYFKQSYEMDFFEKGYFVQLPFMTNNQNDTILTSGPRYMIYSTERNITLVNIGEWDHINDTTMKGIHQACGMAYSDDGTPGESRCGVLMLFEPDECKASTNLCGKGGICNNFFEHFTCTYPDFNVTENMSQSGTCNTGVTTEKGNDGLKIGLPVGLFLLLLLLLIAVTLYLKNKWSEKMRTNHVGDETQISAVAKKVFQ; encoded by the exons ATGCAATTCATGATATTTTTTGTGTGTATAGTTTTGGGAAACAGTTTTGCCCAGGAATTATATGGAGCAAGTGTTAATTGGAGACCAACAAGCACTGATTCC ATGGTATTGTCATACCGTTTGATTTGGAAAGGAAGAGATACCATTGCTACATTAAAAGAACGGATGTGTAAAATTTTTTCTAGACCAACGTGTGAAGATAGCGTAAATGAGAAATTCCAAAAAGGCGTCCTTTCTGTCCAGGACAATCGAATCAGACCAACTATTTTTTCAGGATACAGCTGGTTGTGTATTATGGGTTGTCGTATAGCCAATCAAATAGTGGCCAACTTGTCACAGTTATATTTCACTGATGCGTCCAGTTTCCTGGAAACCGAATGGGAGTCTGGCGTTGGTACTGCTGAACTGACGTTCGATGGACACAACAAAGATAACATTATTTTAGG ATTTGCTGACCAGAGTGGCTCTTTGGTGGATGGTCTAGGAGAAACTCATTTGAGCATGGCAGTGAGGAATGACACAAAGAGAGCAAATATCAGCCCTCTCGTGAACGTCTTACCCGTATACAG AGTGCCACTCGGTTGCAATATTACAATTCGACTGTTCCCGTTTGACGGAGATGGGGACAGAGTCACTTGCCATTGGCAGAAATACCCAGAAGAAAACAGTACTACTTCCAGCGCATTTCTTAATTCC CGGAGTCATTTCAAAGAAGGAGATGCGATTAATGTGTCCCTTTACGCCGAGGACTATTCAAGTTTGTTGGTTGAATTTACAGGGGCCTCAAGATACATCACTTCTGGGCCTTTTTGTAGAACGCCCATCAAG CTTCGCGTGTTCGTTGGAAATAGTACTGCTTCATGTCAGTCTGATGGTCCGCAATTTCATCCAGAAGGAACAATGAAACCGTACTTTAAGCAATCGTATGAAATGGATTTCTTTGAAAAAGGATACTTTGTTCAGTTGCCGTTCATGACCAACAACCAAAACGACAC cattttaacATCTGGTCCAAGGTATATGATATATTCAACCGAAAGAAACATAACGCTTGTGAACATCGGGGAATGGGACCATATCAATGACACAACTATGAAGGGGATACACCAAGCGTGCGGAATGGCGTACTCAGATGACGG AACCCCCGGTGAAAGTCGTTGCGGTGTGCTGATGTTATTTG AGCCAGACGAATGCAAAGCATCGACCAATCTATGTGGAAAAGGAGGCATTTGTAATAACTTCTTCGAGCATTTTACATGTACTTACCCTGATTTCAACGTTACCGAAAATATGTCGCAAAGTGGAACATGTAATACAG GCGTGACAACAGAGAAAGGGAATGACGGTCTGAAAATCGGGCTCCCCGTAGGTCTATTTCTTCTCCTGCTGCTTCTTCTCATCGCAGTGACGCTGTACTTGAAGAACAAATGGTCGGAGAAGATGCGGACAAACCATGTTGGAGATGAAACGCAGATATCGGCTGTAGCAAAGAAAGTTTTTCAATAA
- the LOC127873341 gene encoding uncharacterized protein LOC127873341 isoform X1, producing the protein MQFMIFFVCIVLGNSFAQELYGASVNWRPTSTDSMVLSYRLIWKGRDTIATLKERMCKIFSRPTCEDSVNEKFQKGVLSVQDNRIRPTIFSGYSWLCIMGCRIANQIVANLSQLYFTDASSFLETEWESGVGTAELTFDGHNKDNIILGFADQSGSLVDGLGETHLSMAVRNDTKRANISPLVNVLPVYRVPLGCNITIRLFPFDGDGDRVTCHWQKYPEENSTTSSAFLNSHTCELIFSAKRSHFKEGDAINVSLYAEDYSSLLVEFTGASRYITSGPFCRTPIKLRVFVGNSTASCQSDGPQFHPEGTMKPYFKQSYEMDFFEKGYFVQLPFMTNNQNDTILTSGPRYMIYSTERNITLVNIGEWDHINDTTMKGIHQACGMAYSDDGTPGESRCGVLMLFEPDECKASTNLCGKGGICNNFFEHFTCTYPDFNVTENMSQSGTCNTGVTTEKGNDGLKIGLPVGLFLLLLLLLIAVTLYLKNKWSEKMRTNHVGDETQISAVAKKVFQ; encoded by the exons ATGCAATTCATGATATTTTTTGTGTGTATAGTTTTGGGAAACAGTTTTGCCCAGGAATTATATGGAGCAAGTGTTAATTGGAGACCAACAAGCACTGATTCC ATGGTATTGTCATACCGTTTGATTTGGAAAGGAAGAGATACCATTGCTACATTAAAAGAACGGATGTGTAAAATTTTTTCTAGACCAACGTGTGAAGATAGCGTAAATGAGAAATTCCAAAAAGGCGTCCTTTCTGTCCAGGACAATCGAATCAGACCAACTATTTTTTCAGGATACAGCTGGTTGTGTATTATGGGTTGTCGTATAGCCAATCAAATAGTGGCCAACTTGTCACAGTTATATTTCACTGATGCGTCCAGTTTCCTGGAAACCGAATGGGAGTCTGGCGTTGGTACTGCTGAACTGACGTTCGATGGACACAACAAAGATAACATTATTTTAGG ATTTGCTGACCAGAGTGGCTCTTTGGTGGATGGTCTAGGAGAAACTCATTTGAGCATGGCAGTGAGGAATGACACAAAGAGAGCAAATATCAGCCCTCTCGTGAACGTCTTACCCGTATACAG AGTGCCACTCGGTTGCAATATTACAATTCGACTGTTCCCGTTTGACGGAGATGGGGACAGAGTCACTTGCCATTGGCAGAAATACCCAGAAGAAAACAGTACTACTTCCAGCGCATTTCTTAATTCC CATACATGCGAACTTATTTTTTCGGCAAAGCGGAGTCATTTCAAAGAAGGAGATGCGATTAATGTGTCCCTTTACGCCGAGGACTATTCAAGTTTGTTGGTTGAATTTACAGGGGCCTCAAGATACATCACTTCTGGGCCTTTTTGTAGAACGCCCATCAAG CTTCGCGTGTTCGTTGGAAATAGTACTGCTTCATGTCAGTCTGATGGTCCGCAATTTCATCCAGAAGGAACAATGAAACCGTACTTTAAGCAATCGTATGAAATGGATTTCTTTGAAAAAGGATACTTTGTTCAGTTGCCGTTCATGACCAACAACCAAAACGACAC cattttaacATCTGGTCCAAGGTATATGATATATTCAACCGAAAGAAACATAACGCTTGTGAACATCGGGGAATGGGACCATATCAATGACACAACTATGAAGGGGATACACCAAGCGTGCGGAATGGCGTACTCAGATGACGG AACCCCCGGTGAAAGTCGTTGCGGTGTGCTGATGTTATTTG AGCCAGACGAATGCAAAGCATCGACCAATCTATGTGGAAAAGGAGGCATTTGTAATAACTTCTTCGAGCATTTTACATGTACTTACCCTGATTTCAACGTTACCGAAAATATGTCGCAAAGTGGAACATGTAATACAG GCGTGACAACAGAGAAAGGGAATGACGGTCTGAAAATCGGGCTCCCCGTAGGTCTATTTCTTCTCCTGCTGCTTCTTCTCATCGCAGTGACGCTGTACTTGAAGAACAAATGGTCGGAGAAGATGCGGACAAACCATGTTGGAGATGAAACGCAGATATCGGCTGTAGCAAAGAAAGTTTTTCAATAA